Proteins from a genomic interval of Lacticaseibacillus pabuli:
- a CDS encoding DUF960 domain-containing protein has protein sequence MFSANSNRFATFGVISKVPGAVIDEFWSIIDNNLQGVFPLKNLLRFDLLDKDDKLQIHFSEDDLNTQLALDTDFEFKDTYPETVFAYDDGKAQTILLPEEADEQ, from the coding sequence ATGTTTAGCGCTAATAGTAACCGTTTCGCGACATTCGGTGTCATTTCTAAGGTACCTGGTGCGGTCATTGACGAATTCTGGTCCATCATCGACAACAACCTGCAGGGGGTCTTCCCACTGAAGAACCTGTTGCGCTTTGACTTGCTGGATAAGGATGACAAGTTGCAGATCCACTTTTCAGAGGACGATTTAAACACACAGTTAGCCCTCGATACTGATTTTGAATTCAAAGATACTTACCCAGAAACCGTCTTTGCGTACGACGATGGCAAGGCGCAAACAATCTTGCTGCCAGAAGAGGCGGATGAACAGTAA
- a CDS encoding aminoacyl-tRNA deacylase yields MSKKKAKGEEKTLVEKILDKNKIAYEPVSFSTHQDGDVMQIDEQELSVAEHEVYKTLVLTGNKTGPVVGIVPLDTHIDYKKLSHVSGNKKVGMVPLKDLVKTSGYEHGANNPVGIHERHNYPIFFGNEAKEAGTIIISAGKIGRSVKINAEALAKFVGAQFADITSQEEG; encoded by the coding sequence TTGAGTAAGAAGAAAGCAAAGGGTGAAGAGAAAACACTGGTTGAAAAGATTTTGGACAAAAACAAAATCGCGTACGAGCCAGTCAGCTTTTCCACGCACCAAGATGGCGACGTCATGCAAATTGATGAACAAGAATTATCGGTTGCTGAGCACGAGGTCTACAAGACGCTCGTTCTCACGGGTAACAAAACCGGTCCCGTCGTCGGCATCGTGCCACTCGATACTCACATTGATTATAAGAAATTAAGCCATGTATCTGGCAACAAAAAGGTCGGCATGGTACCACTGAAGGATCTGGTCAAGACGAGTGGCTATGAACATGGGGCAAATAATCCCGTGGGCATCCACGAACGGCATAACTACCCAATCTTCTTTGGGAATGAAGCCAAGGAAGCGGGGACGATTATTATCTCTGCCGGGAAGATTGGCCGGTCTGTTAAAATTAATGCGGAGGCGCTGGCAAAATTTGTCGGTGCACAGTTCGCAGATATTACGAGTCAAGAGGAGGGCTAG
- a CDS encoding adenine phosphoribosyltransferase, whose product MAVDFEDYIASVPDFPEKGIVFRDISPLMADGKAYAAATDAIADYAKDKGVEMIVGPEARGFIVGCPVAYKLGVGFAPARKKGKLPRPTVSASYKLEYSTSTLYLHKDAIKPGQRVLVCDDLLATGGTIAATIDLVERLGGIVVGTAFIVELTDLHGRDKIKDYDILALTEYAGA is encoded by the coding sequence ATGGCTGTTGATTTTGAAGATTACATCGCGAGTGTTCCTGATTTTCCCGAAAAGGGCATTGTTTTCCGCGACATTTCGCCACTAATGGCTGACGGCAAGGCATACGCTGCCGCCACAGATGCAATCGCCGACTACGCGAAGGACAAGGGCGTCGAAATGATTGTCGGTCCCGAAGCGCGTGGCTTTATCGTCGGGTGTCCAGTCGCCTATAAGTTGGGCGTGGGCTTTGCCCCAGCCCGTAAGAAGGGAAAGCTGCCACGGCCAACCGTTAGTGCGAGCTACAAGTTGGAATATTCCACGTCCACGCTGTACTTGCACAAGGACGCCATCAAGCCTGGCCAGCGCGTACTGGTTTGTGACGATTTGCTCGCAACCGGTGGTACCATTGCGGCAACCATCGACCTCGTAGAACGTCTGGGTGGTATTGTAGTCGGCACCGCCTTTATCGTCGAACTGACAGACTTGCACGGCCGTGACAAGATCAAGGACTACGATATTCTGGCATTGACCGAATACGCAGGCGCCTAA
- the lepA gene encoding translation elongation factor 4: protein MNYDEMRERQKHIRNFSIVAHIDHGKSTLADRILELTDTVAKRDMQAQVLDDMPLERERGITIKLNAVELTYHAKDGQDYIFHLIDTPGHVDFSYEVSRSLAACEGALLVVDAAQGVEAQTLANVDLAIDDDLEIVPVINKIDLPSAQPDVVKEEITEMIGLDGDDAVLASAKSGIGIEEILERIVSDVPAPAGDVEAPLKALIFDSVYDSYRGVVLDVRLVDGSVKVGDEIELMSNGKKFEVTEVGVMSPKAVKRDLLMAGDVGYITASIKTIQDTRVGDTVTSADNPTAEALAGYRKITPMVYAGVFPTDNAKFNDLRDALEKLQLNDAALEFEPETSKALGFGFRAGFLGLLHMDVIQERLERDFDLDLIMTAPSVDYHVEKTDGTTITVENPAEMPDSSEIKDILEPYVKASIMVPNDYVGPVMELCQRKRGEFDTMNYLDKYRVDVIYDMPLSEIIYDFFDDLKSNTKGYASLDYEITGYRASDLVKMDILLNGDPVDALATIIHKDFAQSRGRAITAKLKETIPRQNFEVPIQAAIGNKIIARTTIRAYRKDVTARIHTGDPDRRAKLLDKQKRGKKRMKAVGSVEVPQEAFMSLLEVNEKDVRGK, encoded by the coding sequence ATGAACTACGACGAAATGCGTGAGCGTCAAAAGCACATTCGCAACTTTTCAATTGTTGCGCACATCGATCATGGTAAAAGTACCTTGGCAGACCGAATTCTGGAGCTGACAGATACCGTTGCCAAACGCGACATGCAGGCGCAGGTACTAGATGACATGCCGCTGGAACGGGAACGCGGGATTACCATCAAACTGAACGCGGTTGAACTGACTTACCACGCTAAGGATGGCCAAGACTACATCTTCCATCTCATCGACACCCCAGGCCACGTGGACTTCTCTTACGAAGTCAGCCGGTCCCTAGCTGCCTGTGAGGGTGCCCTACTGGTCGTCGATGCGGCTCAGGGAGTTGAGGCTCAAACCCTGGCTAACGTGGACCTGGCAATCGATGATGACCTCGAAATTGTACCGGTTATCAACAAGATTGACCTGCCCAGCGCCCAGCCGGACGTGGTCAAAGAGGAAATCACCGAGATGATTGGGCTCGATGGGGATGACGCGGTTTTGGCGAGTGCCAAATCCGGCATCGGGATCGAAGAAATTTTGGAACGGATTGTTTCTGATGTCCCAGCACCTGCTGGCGACGTTGAAGCACCGCTGAAGGCCCTAATCTTTGACTCCGTGTATGATTCCTACCGCGGGGTTGTCTTGGACGTCAGACTCGTTGACGGCTCCGTAAAGGTCGGCGACGAAATCGAACTCATGAGTAACGGCAAGAAGTTTGAAGTCACCGAAGTCGGGGTCATGTCCCCAAAGGCGGTTAAACGCGACCTGCTGATGGCGGGGGATGTTGGTTACATCACTGCTTCCATCAAAACAATCCAAGATACCCGGGTCGGGGATACTGTCACGAGCGCAGACAACCCGACCGCAGAGGCCTTGGCAGGTTACCGTAAAATCACGCCGATGGTCTACGCCGGGGTCTTCCCAACGGACAACGCCAAGTTTAACGACTTGCGCGATGCCTTGGAGAAACTGCAGCTGAACGATGCGGCACTGGAATTCGAGCCTGAAACCAGTAAGGCACTGGGCTTTGGGTTCCGTGCGGGCTTCCTGGGCCTGTTGCATATGGACGTGATTCAGGAACGGTTGGAACGCGACTTTGACCTGGACCTCATCATGACGGCGCCATCTGTTGACTACCACGTCGAGAAGACGGATGGGACAACCATCACCGTTGAAAACCCAGCAGAAATGCCTGACTCCAGCGAAATTAAGGACATTTTGGAACCTTACGTCAAGGCCAGCATCATGGTGCCTAACGATTATGTCGGTCCCGTGATGGAGCTGTGCCAGCGCAAGCGTGGGGAGTTTGACACGATGAACTACCTGGATAAATATCGGGTGGACGTCATTTATGACATGCCGCTTTCTGAAATCATTTACGACTTCTTTGATGATTTGAAGAGCAACACCAAGGGCTATGCAAGTCTGGACTACGAAATTACCGGCTATCGGGCAAGTGATTTGGTCAAGATGGATATCCTGCTGAACGGCGACCCCGTCGACGCTTTGGCCACGATTATTCATAAGGACTTTGCGCAAAGCCGTGGTCGTGCAATTACGGCCAAGCTGAAGGAGACCATTCCGCGGCAGAACTTCGAAGTGCCAATTCAAGCAGCAATCGGCAACAAGATCATCGCCCGGACCACGATTCGTGCGTACCGGAAGGATGTTACCGCCCGGATTCACACGGGTGACCCTGACCGACGTGCGAAGCTGCTCGACAAGCAGAAGCGCGGGAAGAAGCGCATGAAGGCGGTCGGTTCCGTCGAAGTGCCGCAAGAGGCGTTCATGTCACTGCTTGAGGTGAATGAAAAAGACGTACGCGGTAAGTAA
- the recJ gene encoding single-stranded-DNA-specific exonuclease RecJ, with protein sequence MNSRFDWQLGKQAEAGATAEVGRELGVSPLLAQLLVQRGITDKATWEKYTHPSLENLHDPFALHDMDLAVARITKAVENGEQITIYGDYDVDGITSTTIMKEALESIGADPAIYIPNRFEDGYGPNLTAYKRLAETGTQLLITVDNGVSGAEPIAWAMANGMDVIVTDHHELPDKLPDAVAVVHPRYPGTDYPFGDLSGAGVAFKVATALLGEVPMESCDLAALGAIADVVSLTDENRTFVQIGLQMMRENPRTGLQALFEVAGIDQATLDETTVGFAIAPRLNAIGRLGDATPGVKLLSTFDPTEASRIAAEIDEENKKRQKLVSDIADEAEAMAISPDNQERAGLVLAGEGWHQGVVGIVASRIVELTGKPTIILSVDSEKDEAKGSGRSVPSFHLFKGLQTCSELLDHFGGHAMAAGMSLKASNIDAFREAFAKAAADFVNPNDRLPLAVDERVDASAITMANYEELQQLAPYGPDNPQPVFTMAPNVIDGVKQIGQNGKHLRFRVDGGFGAIAFGMGNMAADLASAQKVKIAFTLGLNTFRGNSSLQLEIKDIGLQQDQVLDWRGPSLETQQLMQTHNYAFFNARTMHAMQTRYTFGGPVSLVSDLPAGAEDVVLVDMPANEAQLSAAMRSVALPVTVLFYASPAATVAVPSRAEFGSVLHFIQKHPNFDKHKLGQLARETHMNLNQVILAVQVFLELNFVTIKSALISAVDSPARKQLSSAPAYQARQEELRLIKNLQTASRGDLRSTLLNYRR encoded by the coding sequence TTGAATTCACGTTTTGATTGGCAATTAGGCAAACAAGCAGAGGCGGGCGCAACCGCCGAAGTTGGACGAGAACTGGGTGTTAGCCCACTGCTCGCCCAACTTTTGGTGCAACGCGGGATTACAGATAAAGCAACTTGGGAGAAATATACCCACCCCAGCTTAGAAAATCTGCACGACCCGTTCGCGCTTCACGACATGGATTTGGCGGTTGCCCGCATTACCAAAGCGGTTGAGAACGGCGAACAAATCACAATTTATGGGGATTATGACGTCGACGGCATCACGAGCACAACCATCATGAAGGAGGCGCTCGAGAGTATTGGTGCCGACCCAGCCATCTACATTCCAAACCGGTTTGAAGACGGCTACGGGCCAAATCTGACCGCCTACAAACGTTTAGCTGAGACAGGCACCCAGTTGCTCATTACCGTGGACAACGGGGTCAGTGGGGCCGAGCCGATTGCTTGGGCCATGGCCAACGGGATGGATGTCATTGTCACGGATCACCATGAACTCCCGGACAAACTACCAGACGCTGTTGCAGTCGTGCACCCACGTTACCCCGGGACGGATTACCCATTTGGCGATTTGAGTGGGGCGGGTGTTGCGTTCAAGGTCGCGACGGCGCTGCTGGGTGAGGTACCGATGGAGAGCTGCGATTTAGCGGCTTTGGGTGCCATCGCCGATGTGGTGAGTCTGACGGATGAGAACCGCACCTTCGTTCAAATCGGGCTTCAGATGATGCGCGAAAATCCGCGCACGGGCTTGCAGGCATTATTCGAAGTTGCCGGCATTGACCAGGCAACGCTCGACGAGACGACGGTTGGGTTTGCCATCGCGCCACGCCTCAATGCGATTGGCCGATTGGGGGATGCCACACCAGGCGTGAAGCTACTCTCGACCTTTGACCCAACCGAAGCAAGTCGGATTGCCGCAGAAATTGATGAGGAAAACAAAAAGCGTCAAAAATTAGTATCAGATATCGCGGATGAGGCAGAAGCCATGGCGATTTCGCCAGATAATCAGGAACGCGCCGGACTCGTTCTGGCAGGCGAGGGCTGGCACCAAGGCGTGGTTGGTATTGTCGCCAGCCGCATTGTGGAGCTAACGGGAAAGCCGACCATCATTCTCTCCGTTGATTCGGAAAAAGACGAGGCCAAAGGGAGCGGACGGTCTGTGCCATCGTTCCACCTCTTCAAAGGCTTGCAGACATGCAGCGAGTTGCTGGATCACTTTGGCGGTCACGCGATGGCGGCGGGGATGAGTCTCAAGGCCAGCAATATTGATGCTTTCCGCGAGGCATTTGCTAAGGCGGCGGCGGACTTTGTAAATCCAAACGACCGCCTGCCGCTGGCGGTTGACGAGCGTGTGGATGCCAGCGCCATCACCATGGCCAATTATGAGGAGTTGCAACAACTTGCGCCATACGGTCCGGACAATCCGCAACCGGTCTTCACGATGGCACCGAACGTCATTGATGGGGTCAAGCAGATTGGCCAAAACGGTAAACACTTACGTTTCCGCGTCGACGGCGGTTTTGGTGCGATTGCGTTTGGCATGGGGAACATGGCGGCGGATTTGGCAAGTGCCCAGAAGGTTAAAATTGCGTTCACCCTGGGCCTCAACACTTTCCGCGGTAACAGCAGCTTGCAACTTGAAATCAAGGATATTGGCCTCCAGCAGGATCAGGTCCTCGACTGGCGCGGCCCAAGTCTGGAAACCCAGCAATTGATGCAGACGCACAACTACGCCTTTTTCAACGCACGTACGATGCATGCTATGCAGACACGCTATACCTTTGGCGGGCCAGTGAGCCTGGTCAGCGATTTGCCAGCGGGGGCTGAGGACGTGGTACTGGTCGACATGCCGGCCAATGAAGCACAGTTGTCAGCCGCGATGCGCAGCGTGGCGCTTCCCGTCACGGTACTGTTCTACGCGAGCCCTGCCGCGACCGTCGCCGTACCGTCTCGCGCAGAGTTTGGCAGTGTGTTGCACTTCATTCAAAAGCACCCGAACTTTGATAAACATAAGTTGGGCCAGCTAGCGCGTGAGACGCACATGAATCTAAATCAAGTGATTTTGGCTGTACAGGTGTTTTTAGAGCTCAATTTTGTTACTATAAAGAGTGCTTTGATTTCTGCCGTTGATTCACCCGCACGCAAACAACTGTCTAGCGCGCCGGCTTACCAGGCGCGGCAGGAAGAATTACGGTTGATCAAAAACTTGCAGACCGCCAGTCGTGGCGATTTGCGCAGTACATTGCTTAATTACCGCAGATAA
- the recQ gene encoding DNA helicase RecQ, whose protein sequence is MADSRALAVLKDKFGYDSFRRGQDQVIERVLNGENTLAVMPTGGGKSLCYQIPALLEPGLTLVVSPLIALMKDQVDALNENGIAATFINSSLDYQEINHRLSMAALGEVKLLYVAPERFDAPGFIDELSRLNISILAVDEAHCISHWGHDFRPSYLHLSDVAAQLQSHPTVIALTATATKKVATDICERLDIPDGGFVSTGFARPNLTFNVIKDQDKDTYLLEYLKLNANQAGIIYASTIKEVDHVAALLASKHYPVTKYNGQMSSTERNQNQEDFLFDRKPIMVATNAFGMGIDKSNVRFVIHYQVPSDLESYYQEAGRAGRDGLPSDAILLYKANDIRTQLFFIENSDADEDHKAEQYRKLNKMKQYANTGDCLQQFILNYFGQTGTAPCGRCSNCLDDRDYQDITLDAQKVLSCIIRLRSGWGKGMLTKVLAGARDKKLLECNFDKLSTYGLLSSYRQKDIGSLIDFLTAEDYIQVGNGKFTTLGVSEKGGNVLRGKETVRRKMAAKAKQSLPVDDDMFQSLRALRMSLAEKNGVPPYMIFSDQTLRELCKEQPQTRVDMLSVRGIGQNKLDKYGDIFIDAIKDYLSAAEGDDTADRDEAAAN, encoded by the coding sequence ATGGCAGACTCGCGGGCACTCGCGGTACTTAAAGATAAATTCGGTTACGACAGTTTTCGGCGGGGGCAGGACCAAGTCATTGAACGCGTCTTGAACGGGGAAAACACGCTTGCCGTCATGCCAACGGGTGGCGGTAAGTCGCTGTGCTACCAGATTCCTGCATTGCTCGAACCTGGTTTAACACTGGTGGTTTCGCCACTCATTGCCCTGATGAAGGACCAAGTTGACGCCTTGAACGAAAACGGGATTGCGGCAACCTTTATTAATAGTAGTTTGGACTACCAGGAGATTAACCATCGCCTCAGCATGGCCGCGCTCGGTGAAGTGAAATTGCTCTACGTGGCACCAGAACGTTTTGACGCGCCAGGGTTCATTGACGAACTGAGCCGCCTAAACATCTCCATTTTGGCTGTTGACGAAGCCCACTGTATCTCGCACTGGGGTCACGATTTCCGGCCGAGCTACTTACACCTGTCCGACGTTGCGGCGCAGTTGCAGTCACACCCAACCGTCATTGCGCTCACCGCGACAGCCACCAAAAAGGTCGCGACGGATATTTGTGAACGGCTCGATATTCCGGACGGCGGCTTTGTGTCCACCGGTTTTGCACGCCCGAATCTGACCTTCAACGTCATCAAGGATCAGGACAAGGATACGTATCTGCTCGAGTACCTGAAGCTGAACGCGAACCAGGCTGGCATCATCTACGCTTCCACGATTAAAGAAGTGGACCACGTGGCCGCTTTACTCGCCAGCAAGCATTATCCCGTCACCAAGTACAATGGCCAGATGAGCAGTACTGAACGTAACCAGAACCAGGAGGACTTCCTCTTTGACCGGAAGCCAATCATGGTGGCAACGAACGCGTTTGGGATGGGCATCGACAAGAGTAACGTGCGTTTTGTCATTCATTACCAGGTCCCGAGTGACCTTGAGTCATACTACCAGGAAGCTGGTCGTGCCGGTCGTGATGGCTTACCTAGTGATGCCATCCTGCTTTACAAGGCCAATGACATCCGGACACAGCTCTTTTTCATCGAGAATTCGGACGCCGACGAGGATCACAAGGCGGAGCAGTACCGGAAACTCAACAAGATGAAGCAGTACGCCAATACGGGGGACTGCTTACAACAATTTATCCTGAATTACTTTGGCCAAACCGGAACGGCCCCATGCGGTCGCTGCAGTAATTGTCTGGATGACCGTGACTACCAGGACATCACGCTCGATGCGCAAAAGGTATTGTCATGCATCATTCGCTTACGTAGCGGCTGGGGTAAGGGCATGCTGACAAAGGTGTTGGCCGGCGCCCGCGATAAAAAGCTACTCGAGTGCAACTTCGACAAATTATCCACCTATGGCCTGCTCAGCTCCTATCGGCAAAAGGATATTGGTAGCCTGATCGACTTTTTGACTGCTGAAGATTACATTCAGGTCGGCAACGGCAAGTTCACCACGCTTGGCGTGAGCGAAAAGGGCGGCAACGTCCTGCGCGGTAAGGAAACCGTTCGACGCAAAATGGCAGCGAAAGCTAAGCAATCGCTGCCAGTGGATGACGACATGTTCCAGTCCCTCCGTGCATTACGCATGAGTCTGGCTGAAAAGAACGGCGTGCCGCCTTACATGATTTTCTCCGATCAAACACTGCGTGAGCTGTGCAAGGAACAACCACAAACGCGGGTTGATATGCTCAGCGTGCGCGGGATTGGTCAAAATAAGCTGGATAAATACGGCGATATCTTCATTGACGCCATCAAGGACTACCTAAGTGCGGCAGAGGGCGACGACACCGCCGACCGTGATGAGGCCGCCGCCAATTAA
- the galE gene encoding UDP-glucose 4-epimerase GalE, whose amino-acid sequence MTVLVLGGAGYIGSHTVDTLINDGYDVAVVDNLITGHTAAVNQKARLYIGDVRDKDFMRNVFQQEDIEGVVHFAAFSVVPESMKLPLKYFDNNITGMINVLEVMNEFDVKNIVFSSSAATYGEPKQVPIKETDPQVPTNPYGESKLTMEKMMHWADVAHGIKFVALRYFNVAGAKPDGSIGEDHNPETHLVPIILQVASGKRQKLQIFGDDYPTPDGTNVRDYVHVLDLADAHVLALKYLAAGNDSDAFNLGSATGFSNLEILEAARKATGKEIPSEMAPRRPGDPSTLIAASDKARKVLGWSPKYDDVEAIIATAWKWTTTHPEGYPQN is encoded by the coding sequence ATGACAGTTCTGGTTTTGGGCGGTGCTGGGTATATTGGCTCGCATACCGTCGACACACTGATTAACGATGGCTATGATGTGGCCGTTGTTGACAACTTGATCACGGGGCACACCGCGGCGGTTAATCAAAAGGCACGTTTGTACATTGGCGACGTCCGCGACAAGGACTTTATGCGCAACGTCTTCCAGCAAGAAGACATTGAGGGCGTGGTCCACTTTGCGGCCTTCTCCGTCGTACCAGAGAGCATGAAGTTGCCACTTAAATACTTTGACAACAACATCACCGGCATGATTAATGTGCTCGAAGTGATGAATGAATTCGACGTGAAGAACATCGTCTTCAGCTCATCTGCCGCAACGTACGGTGAACCTAAGCAAGTGCCAATCAAGGAAACTGACCCCCAAGTCCCAACGAACCCATACGGCGAATCCAAGCTGACGATGGAAAAGATGATGCACTGGGCAGATGTTGCGCACGGCATCAAATTCGTTGCCCTGCGTTACTTCAACGTAGCCGGCGCCAAGCCAGATGGTTCCATCGGTGAGGATCACAATCCCGAGACCCACCTCGTGCCCATCATTCTCCAAGTCGCAAGCGGCAAACGCCAGAAGCTCCAAATCTTTGGTGATGATTACCCAACACCAGATGGCACCAACGTCCGCGATTACGTGCACGTGCTCGATTTAGCCGACGCACACGTCCTTGCTTTGAAGTACCTCGCTGCCGGGAATGACAGTGACGCCTTCAACCTGGGTAGCGCCACCGGTTTTTCCAACCTGGAAATTCTCGAGGCGGCGCGCAAAGCCACTGGTAAGGAAATCCCTTCCGAAATGGCACCACGACGCCCTGGCGATCCTAGCACGTTGATTGCCGCTTCCGACAAGGCGCGCAAGGTGCTCGGCTGGTCGCCAAAGTACGATGACGTTGAGGCCATCATTGCCACCGCTTGGAAATGGACCACGACGCATCCTGAAGGCTACCCACAAAACTAA